In one Carassius carassius chromosome 14, fCarCar2.1, whole genome shotgun sequence genomic region, the following are encoded:
- the jag2a gene encoding protein jagged-2 isoform X1, with translation MHNYFGACFSVVFLILTFWTEVSQSSGYLELQLISVENDRGELANGNCCDGARSAQNGLCDQDECDTYLKVCLKEYQVEVTTSGFCTYGTGSSSVIGGNTFQLKGFNGNPNKANDLGTVIIPFQFAWPRAYTLIVEAWDWDNQTIPDSSDDLLIERSVNRGEMNPGEERQLIQQKGRTASIQYSVRVRCDRHYYGNKCNKQCRPRDDYFGHYTCDQFGNQQCMEGWTGQDCKKAICKQGCSELHGSCDTPGECVCKYGWQGLLCDECLPYPGCVHGTCMKPWTCTCEKNWGGLLCDKDLNYCGTHKPCVNGGTCLNTEPDEYFCSCPEGYSGKNCHIAEHACMSNPCANGGTCHELASGFECQCPPGWDGQTCAKDKDECSSNPCAHGGTCIDQENGFECLCLPQWTGNTCQIDVNECTRRPCLNAYACKNLIGGYHCNCYPGWAGPNCNINVNSCYGQCQNGGTCQDDRHGYVCQCQPGFMGRHCEVQQSSCASSPCQNGGRCRSLATGYLCECLYGYTGTNCEAQVDLCSPNPCQNKGQCHPIQGDFYCACADEYEGKTCSQLRDHCKTSTCQVIDSCTVALKTNGTATVVRHILSNVCGPHGRCISQSGGNFTCACQPGFTGTYCHENVNDCASSPCQSGGTCIDDIDSFRCVCPDGFNGQLCELEVNECSGDPCLNGGMCMDLLNDFFCRCTENWKGKTCNSRDSQCDSSTCANGGTCYDHGDSFRCACPSGWGGSTCNTAMNSSCVSGPCLNGGTCIGGGNFYTCICKDGWEGPTCAQDVDDCNPHPCYNGGQCVDGVNWFRCECAHGFAGPDCRINIDECQSSPCSYGATCVDEINGYRCLCPMGRAGPRCQEFIGVGKACDRSGVQATHGDRWEDGCNSCQCMNGNIRCTKVHCGHQPCLLQSDSGESRRPLCPLGQECVEHHFLSCLRPPCSHLGICATREGLQPIDTLCLPSNGYLDDNCARVTLVFDSDSVPEGTTAEGVCSELTYLPITRTLAKDHTLSILCDQSPSSQNAVKVAMSYEQNTFVEGRAQIQDVVRSIIDVLSKPHNSTLLLALKEVRVDTQDPGPQVGYLIPLLCVLFVVLWISCFIVCVWWFRRRRKARQREDTQMEESINNQRGTLLSTRTPRKDNTDPLQENKNLLYPLDRVGDGAEREEEEEEGDEESDRGLVLHKCSSLAFTKGDAVYTIPTTAQSQPNRTHYSSKDNRCKNNVNERLGEHIKDHYV, from the exons ATGCATAACTATTTTGGAGCTTGTTTCTCAGTAGTGTTCTTAATTTTGACGTTTTGGACTGAG GTGAGCCAGTCGTCGGGTTATTTGGAGCTTCAGTTGATCAGCGTGGAGAATGACAGGGGTGAGCTCGCGAATGGAAACTGCTGTGACGGCGCACGGAGCGCGCAAAACGGCTTGTGCGACCAGGACGAATGTGACACGTACTTGAAAGTGTGTCTAAAGGAGTACCAAGTGGAGGTCACCACATCTGGCTTTTGTACTTACGGCACTGGAAGCTCGAGCGTGATCGGAGGCAATACGTTTCAGTTGAAAGGATTCAATGGAAACCCAAACAAGGCCAATGACCTCGGGACCGTTATCATCCCCTTTCAGTTCGCCTGGCCG CGAGCGTACACTCTGATCGTGGAGGCTTGGGATTGGGACAACCAAACGATCCCAGACAGCA gTGATGATCTGTTGATTGAGAGGAGTGTTAATCGTGGAGAAATGAACCCCGGAGAGGAGCGACAGCTCATTCAGCAGAAGGGCCGAACAGCCAGCATCCAGTACAGTGTGCGTGTGCGCTGTGACCGCCATTACTATGGCAACAAGTGCAACAAACAGTGTCGCCCCCGAGATGATTACTTTGGCCATTACACATGCGATCAGTTCGGCAATCAGCAGTGCATGGAGGGCTGGACTGGGCAAGACTGCAAAAAAG CTATCTGTAAGCAAGGCTGCAGTGAGCTTCACGGAAGCTGTGACACTCCGGGAGAATGTGT GTGTAAGTATGGCTGGCAGGGCCTCCTGTGCGATGAGTGTTTGCCATACCCGGGCTGTGTGCATGGCACCTGCATGAAACCCTGGACCTGCACCTGTGAGAAGAACTGGGGAGGACTTCTGTGTGACAAAG ATTTAAATTACTGCGGCACACACAAGCCCTGTGTAAATGGAGGCACGTGTCTGAATACAGAGCCAGATGAATATTTCTGCTCCTGCCCTGAGGGTTACTCTGGCAAAAACTGTCATATCG CCGAGCATGCATGCATGTCAAACCCATGTGCAAATGGTGGGACATGTCATGAGCTGGCTTCAGGGTTTGAGTGCCAATGTCCCCCAGGGTGGGATGGCCAAACTTGTGCTAAAG ACAAAGATGAGTGCTCGTCAAATCCGTGCGCTCATGGGGGGACCTGCATCGATCAGGAGAACGGCTTTGAATGTTTATGCCTCCCACAGTGGACCGGCAACACCTGTCAGATAG ATGTGAATGAGTGTACGAGGAGACCTTGTCTAAATGCTTATGCTTGTAAAAATCTAATTGGTGGATATCATTGCAACTGCTACCCGGGCTGGGCGGGACCGAACTGTAATATCA ATGTCAACAGCTGTTACGGTCAGTGTCAGAATGGAGGAACCTGTCAG GATGATCGTCATGGttacgtgtgccagtgccagccGGGCTTCATGGGAAGGCACTGCGAAGTGCAGCAAAGCAGTTGTGCTAGCTCCCCTTGCCAGAATGGTGGACGCTGCCGTTCGCTAGCCACGGGTTATTTGTGTGAATGTCTGTATGGATACACTGGAACCAATTGTGAG GCGCAGGTGGATCTGTGTAGTCCAAACCCATGTCAGAATAAAGGCCAGTGTCATCCTATACAAGGAGATTTTTACTGTGCCTGCGCAGATGAATATGAAGGGAAGACATGTAGTCAGCTACGAGACCACTGCAAAACCAGCACCTGCCAAG TGATTGACAGCTGTACTGTTGCCTTGAAAACCAATGGCACAGCAACAGTGGTTCGGCACATCTTATCAAATGTGTGTGGTCCTCACGGGCGCTGCATCAGTCAGTCAGGAGGAAACTTCACTTGTGCATGCCAACCAGGATTCACTGGGACATATTGTCATGAGA ATGTAAATGACTGTGCATCATCTCCTTGTCAGAGCGGAGGAACATGCATTGATGACATCGACTCCTTTCGCTGTGTCTGTCCTGATGGCTTTAATGGGCAACTCTGTGAGCTGG AGGTGAATGAGTGTAGCGGCGATCCTTGTCTAAATGGAGGTATGTGCATGGATCTCCTGAATGATTTCTTCTGTCGCTGCACTGAGAACTGGAAAGGAAAGACATGTAACTCAC GAGACAGTCAGTGTGATTCCAGTACATGCGCTAACGGAGGTACATGCTATGATCATGGAGACTCATTCCGATGTGCGTGTCCCTCTGGATGGGGTGGCAGTACCTGTAACACAG CCATGAACAGCTCGTGTGTATCTGGTCCGTGTCTAAATGGCGGGACTTGTATTGGAGGGGGCAACTTCTACACCTGTATCTGTAAGGATGGATGGGAGGGGCCTACCTGTGCGCAAG ATGTTGATGACTGCAACCCTCATCCATG TTATAATGGGGGACAGTGTGTGGATGGGGTCAACTGGTTTCGCTGTGAGTGTGCACATGGGTTTGCAGGACCTGACTGTCGAATCA ACATAGATGAGTGCCAGTCCTCTCCCTGTTCATATGGAGCCACATGTGTGGATGAGATTAATGGATATCGCTGTCTTTGCCCAATGGGACGAGCTGGACCGCGCTGCCAGGAGT TTATTGGTGTAGGAAAGGCATGCGATCGCTCCGGGGTGCAGGCTACTCACGGTGATCGCTGGGAGGATGGGTGCAACAGTTGTCAGTGCATGAACGGAAACATCAGGTGCACTAAA GTGCATTGTGGTCATCAGCCCTGCTTGTTGCAGTCAGACTCTGGTGAGTCACGGCGCCCCCTGTGTCCACTAGGACAGGAGTGTGTAGAGCATCATTTCCTGTCTTGCCTTCGTCCACCATGCAGTCATCTGGGTATATGTGCCACTCGTGAAGGTCTACAGCCCATCGACACTCTGTGCTTACCCAGCAACGGCTACCTAGATGATAACTGTGCTCGTGTTACACTTGTTTTTGACTCTGACAGCGTCCCGGAG GGCACTACTGCTGAAGGAGTCTGCTCAGAGCTAACTTATCTGCCAATCACACGAACTCTGGCCAAAGACCACACCCTTTCCATTCTTTGCGACCAATCACCTTCCAGCCAAAATGCAGTGAAGGTTGCTATG TCATATGAGCAAAACACGTTTGTTGAGGGACGAGCTCAGATACAGGATGTTGTCCGCTCCATCATTGATGTTCTGTCCAAACCTCACAACAGCACGTTGCTGTTGGCTTTGAAAGAGGTCCGAGTTGACACTCAGGATCCAGGTCCCCAAGTCG GTTACCTCATTCCGTTGCTGTGTGTGCTGTTTGTTGTGTTATGGATCTCATGTTTCATCGTCTGCGTGTGGTGGTTCAGGAGACGCAGGAAAGCGAGACAAAGAGAGGACACGCAGATGGAGGAGAGCATCAACAACCAGCGCGGGACACTGTTGAGTACTCGCACACCTCGCAAAGACAACACAGACCCGCTGCAGGAGAACAAGAACCTGCTCTACCCTCTGGATCGGGTTGGAGACGGAGCTGagcgagaggaagaggaggaagaaggagacGAAGAGAGCGACAGAGGGCTGGTTCTGCATAAGTGCTCATCTCTTGCATTCACTAAAGGGGACGCAGTGTACACTATTCCCACTACAGCCCAAAGTCAGCCAAACAGGACACACTACAGCAGCAAAGACAACCGCTGCAAGAACAATGTGAATGAGAGATTAGGCGAGCACATAAAAGATCATTACGTATGA
- the jag2a gene encoding protein jagged-2 isoform X2, translating to MHNYFGACFSVVFLILTFWTEVSQSSGYLELQLISVENDRGELANGNCCDGARSAQNGLCDQDECDTYLKVCLKEYQVEVTTSGFCTYGTGSSSVIGGNTFQLKGFNGNPNKANDLGTVIIPFQFAWPRAYTLIVEAWDWDNQTIPDSSDDLLIERSVNRGEMNPGEERQLIQQKGRTASIQYSVRVRCDRHYYGNKCNKQCRPRDDYFGHYTCDQFGNQQCMEGWTGQDCKKAICKQGCSELHGSCDTPGECVCKYGWQGLLCDECLPYPGCVHGTCMKPWTCTCEKNWGGLLCDKDLNYCGTHKPCVNGGTCLNTEPDEYFCSCPEGYSGKNCHIAEHACMSNPCANGGTCHELASGFECQCPPGWDGQTCAKDKDECSSNPCAHGGTCIDQENGFECLCLPQWTGNTCQIDVNSCYGQCQNGGTCQDDRHGYVCQCQPGFMGRHCEVQQSSCASSPCQNGGRCRSLATGYLCECLYGYTGTNCEAQVDLCSPNPCQNKGQCHPIQGDFYCACADEYEGKTCSQLRDHCKTSTCQVIDSCTVALKTNGTATVVRHILSNVCGPHGRCISQSGGNFTCACQPGFTGTYCHENVNDCASSPCQSGGTCIDDIDSFRCVCPDGFNGQLCELEVNECSGDPCLNGGMCMDLLNDFFCRCTENWKGKTCNSRDSQCDSSTCANGGTCYDHGDSFRCACPSGWGGSTCNTAMNSSCVSGPCLNGGTCIGGGNFYTCICKDGWEGPTCAQDVDDCNPHPCYNGGQCVDGVNWFRCECAHGFAGPDCRINIDECQSSPCSYGATCVDEINGYRCLCPMGRAGPRCQEFIGVGKACDRSGVQATHGDRWEDGCNSCQCMNGNIRCTKVHCGHQPCLLQSDSGESRRPLCPLGQECVEHHFLSCLRPPCSHLGICATREGLQPIDTLCLPSNGYLDDNCARVTLVFDSDSVPEGTTAEGVCSELTYLPITRTLAKDHTLSILCDQSPSSQNAVKVAMSYEQNTFVEGRAQIQDVVRSIIDVLSKPHNSTLLLALKEVRVDTQDPGPQVGYLIPLLCVLFVVLWISCFIVCVWWFRRRRKARQREDTQMEESINNQRGTLLSTRTPRKDNTDPLQENKNLLYPLDRVGDGAEREEEEEEGDEESDRGLVLHKCSSLAFTKGDAVYTIPTTAQSQPNRTHYSSKDNRCKNNVNERLGEHIKDHYV from the exons ATGCATAACTATTTTGGAGCTTGTTTCTCAGTAGTGTTCTTAATTTTGACGTTTTGGACTGAG GTGAGCCAGTCGTCGGGTTATTTGGAGCTTCAGTTGATCAGCGTGGAGAATGACAGGGGTGAGCTCGCGAATGGAAACTGCTGTGACGGCGCACGGAGCGCGCAAAACGGCTTGTGCGACCAGGACGAATGTGACACGTACTTGAAAGTGTGTCTAAAGGAGTACCAAGTGGAGGTCACCACATCTGGCTTTTGTACTTACGGCACTGGAAGCTCGAGCGTGATCGGAGGCAATACGTTTCAGTTGAAAGGATTCAATGGAAACCCAAACAAGGCCAATGACCTCGGGACCGTTATCATCCCCTTTCAGTTCGCCTGGCCG CGAGCGTACACTCTGATCGTGGAGGCTTGGGATTGGGACAACCAAACGATCCCAGACAGCA gTGATGATCTGTTGATTGAGAGGAGTGTTAATCGTGGAGAAATGAACCCCGGAGAGGAGCGACAGCTCATTCAGCAGAAGGGCCGAACAGCCAGCATCCAGTACAGTGTGCGTGTGCGCTGTGACCGCCATTACTATGGCAACAAGTGCAACAAACAGTGTCGCCCCCGAGATGATTACTTTGGCCATTACACATGCGATCAGTTCGGCAATCAGCAGTGCATGGAGGGCTGGACTGGGCAAGACTGCAAAAAAG CTATCTGTAAGCAAGGCTGCAGTGAGCTTCACGGAAGCTGTGACACTCCGGGAGAATGTGT GTGTAAGTATGGCTGGCAGGGCCTCCTGTGCGATGAGTGTTTGCCATACCCGGGCTGTGTGCATGGCACCTGCATGAAACCCTGGACCTGCACCTGTGAGAAGAACTGGGGAGGACTTCTGTGTGACAAAG ATTTAAATTACTGCGGCACACACAAGCCCTGTGTAAATGGAGGCACGTGTCTGAATACAGAGCCAGATGAATATTTCTGCTCCTGCCCTGAGGGTTACTCTGGCAAAAACTGTCATATCG CCGAGCATGCATGCATGTCAAACCCATGTGCAAATGGTGGGACATGTCATGAGCTGGCTTCAGGGTTTGAGTGCCAATGTCCCCCAGGGTGGGATGGCCAAACTTGTGCTAAAG ACAAAGATGAGTGCTCGTCAAATCCGTGCGCTCATGGGGGGACCTGCATCGATCAGGAGAACGGCTTTGAATGTTTATGCCTCCCACAGTGGACCGGCAACACCTGTCAGATAG ATGTCAACAGCTGTTACGGTCAGTGTCAGAATGGAGGAACCTGTCAG GATGATCGTCATGGttacgtgtgccagtgccagccGGGCTTCATGGGAAGGCACTGCGAAGTGCAGCAAAGCAGTTGTGCTAGCTCCCCTTGCCAGAATGGTGGACGCTGCCGTTCGCTAGCCACGGGTTATTTGTGTGAATGTCTGTATGGATACACTGGAACCAATTGTGAG GCGCAGGTGGATCTGTGTAGTCCAAACCCATGTCAGAATAAAGGCCAGTGTCATCCTATACAAGGAGATTTTTACTGTGCCTGCGCAGATGAATATGAAGGGAAGACATGTAGTCAGCTACGAGACCACTGCAAAACCAGCACCTGCCAAG TGATTGACAGCTGTACTGTTGCCTTGAAAACCAATGGCACAGCAACAGTGGTTCGGCACATCTTATCAAATGTGTGTGGTCCTCACGGGCGCTGCATCAGTCAGTCAGGAGGAAACTTCACTTGTGCATGCCAACCAGGATTCACTGGGACATATTGTCATGAGA ATGTAAATGACTGTGCATCATCTCCTTGTCAGAGCGGAGGAACATGCATTGATGACATCGACTCCTTTCGCTGTGTCTGTCCTGATGGCTTTAATGGGCAACTCTGTGAGCTGG AGGTGAATGAGTGTAGCGGCGATCCTTGTCTAAATGGAGGTATGTGCATGGATCTCCTGAATGATTTCTTCTGTCGCTGCACTGAGAACTGGAAAGGAAAGACATGTAACTCAC GAGACAGTCAGTGTGATTCCAGTACATGCGCTAACGGAGGTACATGCTATGATCATGGAGACTCATTCCGATGTGCGTGTCCCTCTGGATGGGGTGGCAGTACCTGTAACACAG CCATGAACAGCTCGTGTGTATCTGGTCCGTGTCTAAATGGCGGGACTTGTATTGGAGGGGGCAACTTCTACACCTGTATCTGTAAGGATGGATGGGAGGGGCCTACCTGTGCGCAAG ATGTTGATGACTGCAACCCTCATCCATG TTATAATGGGGGACAGTGTGTGGATGGGGTCAACTGGTTTCGCTGTGAGTGTGCACATGGGTTTGCAGGACCTGACTGTCGAATCA ACATAGATGAGTGCCAGTCCTCTCCCTGTTCATATGGAGCCACATGTGTGGATGAGATTAATGGATATCGCTGTCTTTGCCCAATGGGACGAGCTGGACCGCGCTGCCAGGAGT TTATTGGTGTAGGAAAGGCATGCGATCGCTCCGGGGTGCAGGCTACTCACGGTGATCGCTGGGAGGATGGGTGCAACAGTTGTCAGTGCATGAACGGAAACATCAGGTGCACTAAA GTGCATTGTGGTCATCAGCCCTGCTTGTTGCAGTCAGACTCTGGTGAGTCACGGCGCCCCCTGTGTCCACTAGGACAGGAGTGTGTAGAGCATCATTTCCTGTCTTGCCTTCGTCCACCATGCAGTCATCTGGGTATATGTGCCACTCGTGAAGGTCTACAGCCCATCGACACTCTGTGCTTACCCAGCAACGGCTACCTAGATGATAACTGTGCTCGTGTTACACTTGTTTTTGACTCTGACAGCGTCCCGGAG GGCACTACTGCTGAAGGAGTCTGCTCAGAGCTAACTTATCTGCCAATCACACGAACTCTGGCCAAAGACCACACCCTTTCCATTCTTTGCGACCAATCACCTTCCAGCCAAAATGCAGTGAAGGTTGCTATG TCATATGAGCAAAACACGTTTGTTGAGGGACGAGCTCAGATACAGGATGTTGTCCGCTCCATCATTGATGTTCTGTCCAAACCTCACAACAGCACGTTGCTGTTGGCTTTGAAAGAGGTCCGAGTTGACACTCAGGATCCAGGTCCCCAAGTCG GTTACCTCATTCCGTTGCTGTGTGTGCTGTTTGTTGTGTTATGGATCTCATGTTTCATCGTCTGCGTGTGGTGGTTCAGGAGACGCAGGAAAGCGAGACAAAGAGAGGACACGCAGATGGAGGAGAGCATCAACAACCAGCGCGGGACACTGTTGAGTACTCGCACACCTCGCAAAGACAACACAGACCCGCTGCAGGAGAACAAGAACCTGCTCTACCCTCTGGATCGGGTTGGAGACGGAGCTGagcgagaggaagaggaggaagaaggagacGAAGAGAGCGACAGAGGGCTGGTTCTGCATAAGTGCTCATCTCTTGCATTCACTAAAGGGGACGCAGTGTACACTATTCCCACTACAGCCCAAAGTCAGCCAAACAGGACACACTACAGCAGCAAAGACAACCGCTGCAAGAACAATGTGAATGAGAGATTAGGCGAGCACATAAAAGATCATTACGTATGA